In Polyodon spathula isolate WHYD16114869_AA chromosome 27, ASM1765450v1, whole genome shotgun sequence, one DNA window encodes the following:
- the LOC121301426 gene encoding ELAV-like protein 1 isoform X2: MAVRRGHIRYLKEVYDMSNGYEDHTADEAKDAKTNLIVNYLPQNMTQDELRSLFSSIGEVESAKLIRDKVAGHSLGYGFVNYVNPSDAERAISTLNGLRLQSKTIKVSYARPSSDTIKDANLYISGLPKTMTQKDVEDMFTRYGRIINSRVLVDQASGLSRGVAFIRFDKRSEAEDAIKDLNGQKPPGAAEPITVKYAANPNQTKNTALLSQLYHSQSRRFGGPVHHQAQRFRFSPMSVDHMSGLSGVSVPGNSTSGWCIFVYNLGQDADEGILWQMFGPFGAVTNVKVIRDFNTNKCKGFGFVTMTNYEEAAMAIASLNGYRLGDKILQVSFKTSKSHK; encoded by the exons ATGGCAGTCAGAAGGGGCCACATTAGGTACTTGAAA GAAGTTTATGACATGTCTAACGGTTATGAAGACCACACGGCTGATGAGGCAAAGGATGCCAAAACAAACCTGATCGTCAACTACCTCCCCCAGAACATGACCCAGGATGAGCTGCGCAGCCTCTTCAGCAGCATTGGGGAGGTGGAGTCTGCCAAACTCATCCGCGACAAAGTGGCAG GCCACAGTTTAGGGTATGGTTTTGTAAACTATGTGAACCCTAGTGATGCAGAAAGGGCAATTAGTACCCTCAATGGGCTGAGACTACAGTCTAAAACTATCAAG gttTCTTATGCTCGGCCAAGCTCTGACACCATTAAGGATGCAAATCTTTATATTAGCGGGCTGCCGAAGACAATGACGCAGAAAGATGTGGAAGATATGTTCACAAGATATGGACGCATAATCAACTCTCGTGTCCTGGTCGATCAGGCCTCAG GTTTGTCAAGGGGAGTTGCCTTTATTCGCTTTGACAAAAGGTCAGAAGCCGAGGACGCTATCAAAGACTTGAATGGTCAGAAGCCACCAGGTGCTGCAGAGCCCATCACAGTCAAATACGCTGCAAACCCCAACCAGACCAAGAACACAGCATTGCTCTCGCAGCTTTACCATTCACAATCCCGACGCTTTGGAGGGCCAGTACATCACCAGGCCCAGAGATTTCG GTTCTCTCCCATGAGTGTGGATCACATGAGCGGTCTGTCTGGAGTCAGCGTTCCCGGAAACTCCACGTCGGGCTGGTGTATCTTCGTCTACAATCTGGGCCAGGACGCAGATGAAGGAATCCTCTGGCAGATGTTTGGCCCCTTTGGCGCAGTCACCAACGTCAAAGTGATCCGAGATTTTAACACCAATAAATGTAAAGGGTTCGgttttgtgaccatgacaaactACGAAGAGGCTGCTATGGCCATCGCAAGCCTCAATGGGTATCGCCTTGGGGACAAGATCTTGCAGGTCTCATTCAAAACCAGCAAGTCTCACAAGTAA
- the LOC121301426 gene encoding ELAV-like protein 1 isoform X1, with the protein MAVRRGHIRYLKEVYDMSNGYEDHTADEAKDAKTNLIVNYLPQNMTQDELRSLFSSIGEVESAKLIRDKVAGKALSTQGPYQGDNSHSLGYGFVNYVNPSDAERAISTLNGLRLQSKTIKVSYARPSSDTIKDANLYISGLPKTMTQKDVEDMFTRYGRIINSRVLVDQASGLSRGVAFIRFDKRSEAEDAIKDLNGQKPPGAAEPITVKYAANPNQTKNTALLSQLYHSQSRRFGGPVHHQAQRFRFSPMSVDHMSGLSGVSVPGNSTSGWCIFVYNLGQDADEGILWQMFGPFGAVTNVKVIRDFNTNKCKGFGFVTMTNYEEAAMAIASLNGYRLGDKILQVSFKTSKSHK; encoded by the exons ATGGCAGTCAGAAGGGGCCACATTAGGTACTTGAAA GAAGTTTATGACATGTCTAACGGTTATGAAGACCACACGGCTGATGAGGCAAAGGATGCCAAAACAAACCTGATCGTCAACTACCTCCCCCAGAACATGACCCAGGATGAGCTGCGCAGCCTCTTCAGCAGCATTGGGGAGGTGGAGTCTGCCAAACTCATCCGCGACAAAGTGGCAGGTAAAGCGCTTTCTACCCAAGGCCCTTATCAGGGAGACAACA GCCACAGTTTAGGGTATGGTTTTGTAAACTATGTGAACCCTAGTGATGCAGAAAGGGCAATTAGTACCCTCAATGGGCTGAGACTACAGTCTAAAACTATCAAG gttTCTTATGCTCGGCCAAGCTCTGACACCATTAAGGATGCAAATCTTTATATTAGCGGGCTGCCGAAGACAATGACGCAGAAAGATGTGGAAGATATGTTCACAAGATATGGACGCATAATCAACTCTCGTGTCCTGGTCGATCAGGCCTCAG GTTTGTCAAGGGGAGTTGCCTTTATTCGCTTTGACAAAAGGTCAGAAGCCGAGGACGCTATCAAAGACTTGAATGGTCAGAAGCCACCAGGTGCTGCAGAGCCCATCACAGTCAAATACGCTGCAAACCCCAACCAGACCAAGAACACAGCATTGCTCTCGCAGCTTTACCATTCACAATCCCGACGCTTTGGAGGGCCAGTACATCACCAGGCCCAGAGATTTCG GTTCTCTCCCATGAGTGTGGATCACATGAGCGGTCTGTCTGGAGTCAGCGTTCCCGGAAACTCCACGTCGGGCTGGTGTATCTTCGTCTACAATCTGGGCCAGGACGCAGATGAAGGAATCCTCTGGCAGATGTTTGGCCCCTTTGGCGCAGTCACCAACGTCAAAGTGATCCGAGATTTTAACACCAATAAATGTAAAGGGTTCGgttttgtgaccatgacaaactACGAAGAGGCTGCTATGGCCATCGCAAGCCTCAATGGGTATCGCCTTGGGGACAAGATCTTGCAGGTCTCATTCAAAACCAGCAAGTCTCACAAGTAA
- the LOC121301426 gene encoding ELAV-like protein 1 isoform X3, producing the protein MSNGYEDHTADEAKDAKTNLIVNYLPQNMTQDELRSLFSSIGEVESAKLIRDKVAGKALSTQGPYQGDNSHSLGYGFVNYVNPSDAERAISTLNGLRLQSKTIKVSYARPSSDTIKDANLYISGLPKTMTQKDVEDMFTRYGRIINSRVLVDQASGLSRGVAFIRFDKRSEAEDAIKDLNGQKPPGAAEPITVKYAANPNQTKNTALLSQLYHSQSRRFGGPVHHQAQRFRFSPMSVDHMSGLSGVSVPGNSTSGWCIFVYNLGQDADEGILWQMFGPFGAVTNVKVIRDFNTNKCKGFGFVTMTNYEEAAMAIASLNGYRLGDKILQVSFKTSKSHK; encoded by the exons ATGTCTAACGGTTATGAAGACCACACGGCTGATGAGGCAAAGGATGCCAAAACAAACCTGATCGTCAACTACCTCCCCCAGAACATGACCCAGGATGAGCTGCGCAGCCTCTTCAGCAGCATTGGGGAGGTGGAGTCTGCCAAACTCATCCGCGACAAAGTGGCAGGTAAAGCGCTTTCTACCCAAGGCCCTTATCAGGGAGACAACA GCCACAGTTTAGGGTATGGTTTTGTAAACTATGTGAACCCTAGTGATGCAGAAAGGGCAATTAGTACCCTCAATGGGCTGAGACTACAGTCTAAAACTATCAAG gttTCTTATGCTCGGCCAAGCTCTGACACCATTAAGGATGCAAATCTTTATATTAGCGGGCTGCCGAAGACAATGACGCAGAAAGATGTGGAAGATATGTTCACAAGATATGGACGCATAATCAACTCTCGTGTCCTGGTCGATCAGGCCTCAG GTTTGTCAAGGGGAGTTGCCTTTATTCGCTTTGACAAAAGGTCAGAAGCCGAGGACGCTATCAAAGACTTGAATGGTCAGAAGCCACCAGGTGCTGCAGAGCCCATCACAGTCAAATACGCTGCAAACCCCAACCAGACCAAGAACACAGCATTGCTCTCGCAGCTTTACCATTCACAATCCCGACGCTTTGGAGGGCCAGTACATCACCAGGCCCAGAGATTTCG GTTCTCTCCCATGAGTGTGGATCACATGAGCGGTCTGTCTGGAGTCAGCGTTCCCGGAAACTCCACGTCGGGCTGGTGTATCTTCGTCTACAATCTGGGCCAGGACGCAGATGAAGGAATCCTCTGGCAGATGTTTGGCCCCTTTGGCGCAGTCACCAACGTCAAAGTGATCCGAGATTTTAACACCAATAAATGTAAAGGGTTCGgttttgtgaccatgacaaactACGAAGAGGCTGCTATGGCCATCGCAAGCCTCAATGGGTATCGCCTTGGGGACAAGATCTTGCAGGTCTCATTCAAAACCAGCAAGTCTCACAAGTAA